The sequence CTCGGAATACCTGTCATTGGCCTGCTGAGAGATCAGATGCAGTGGAATGGCCGATTGCTGGAGACGGACTTGGTTTCTTTGTGACCAAATCTCTACTCACATGCTCTGTTTTGTGGAGAGTAAAACAGAGCATGTAAGTGTTCATTCACGTGTTCTTCCTTGGTGATTTCATGTCCGTGTGTTGAATGAAGAAAACCGAGTACGGGCTCGATTTCTATGAACGGAAATCGAGTTTAatggactcgatttctatgtagAGAAACCGAGTCCattagactcgatttccatgtacaGAAACCAAGTCTAAtggactcgatttccaggtctACGTGGAGATGAAAATCGAGTCCTCTGGATTCGAAttgttagaaaccaaattaGTTTCAAACGTTGCTtaactaataatatagtttgtgttttatagttattttaaaaaaaatccctctAGTCTACAATATCTTTGTGCACCCGTTAATGtcgaaatatttttttgagagattatTATAACATGCTACTAATCCGCAACTTGAATCCTTTTATTTATAGATCTCCAAACACTTTGTATATGAAATGATATCAATTCAACTACAACGCCTTGGGCaatgtcaaattttataatgTATTAGATTGGTCCTATAAATATTAGTCTTATTTTACACATGGCATCAGCAGAAGCTACCAAATTGCCATAGCAAACCCTCACCTcgtaagagcattcacatccatTATTTTCAgactattctattttattatcttaaaaatttattttatcaattattccataccattttacaatatactcaatatttcaacttttattttcttatctattcattaaaataatataaaatcacTACAGTACCATcagatatttttaaaaaatagttacagtatcattaaaataataatttgtgatatttttaaaaaatagttacagtatcattaaaataataatttctgaTATCGAAAAGTTGCTACTATGCCCAAAAAATTTGGCATATCCCATGTTTACCGGCCCGGCACTGAGCTGCTTTTGGGCTGAATGGTAAATTAGAGCTTACATTTGGCGTATCCAACTGCCAGTGGTAATGCCTGAACCCCTCGAAAgtcaaatccaaaatttcgacATTCCTTTAAATTAACCAGCCATTCATTTAGAGATAAATCAAAATTTCTCGTACACACAACGCACACTACAGTCTTTAACAgtatcatcaaatcaaaatcaaaaaaaaaaaaaaaacgatatgCCGGCGACGGAGGAGGAGGACGCGTGGGTTTGGAATCACATAAAGGCGGAGGCGAAGCGAGACGCGGAGGCGGAGCCAGCGCTGGCGAGCTACCTGTACTCGACGATACTGTCGCACTCGTCGTTGGACAGATCGCTGTCGTTTCACCTCGGCAACAAGCTCTGCTCCTCCACGCTCCTCTCCACTCTCCTCTACGACCTCTTCCTCAACGCCTTCTCCTCCGACTCCAACCTCCGCTCCGCCGCCATCGCCGATCTACGCGCCGCCCGCGAGCGTGACCCTGCCTGCGTCTCCTACTCCCACTGCCTCCTCAATTATAAGGGCTTCTTGTCCTGCCAGGTCACCCCAgacttttttgataaatttttttcaccatttctcttatttatttattttgagttgaacccattaattaatttaatatctTGCTTCGCTTTGTTACATGAGGAATGATAATTggttttaaattattataaattaggtaggacaaaatttagttttaaaattagatATAGCATAAGCCTATAATcttaatcaatatttttttatcagaaatgaattttgacaaatctatatTTGGATTacataaaatttctaaaaaattaaatattagtAACTAtgccatcaataaattatttaaattataaatttttgtagtttaaaattatatataaaatataatcttataagttatatagtaaataattttttattgatatagaatttgacatatgtattgtaaagaatatgcaatccaacggttagattttcaaaatatatagtaatattaatgatattgagtaagattgtagttTTAggatataattaattttgtagttaaattttatccaattaGGTATTTTTATCGGATAACGGATTTAATTACATATATATGCATCCTTAAAGTTTGggataattttcattttatcccTTGCAGTATTGAATTTTGGATCTTATAAAACTAAGTCGATTTGAGTTGAGATGACACTTAATAGACACCTTATCATGGTGTATGAATGAAAGGGCTTAAACTTGAACAATATGTGATGTATAAGATACGGAtccaaaaattgaaacttttatggacaaaatcaaaattgcTACAAACTTTAAAGGTGTAAattgcaaaaaagaagaagaagagagagtaggTTTTGTATCATATAAGTAAATTAAAACTAGCCAATAACCTTGTAGATCAATGCTTTCCTTAGGAGAACCAAGTTCAAATCCTCCTCCCCCAATGTTGGAAGTAATgaattataaacttttttaaattaattaattatagatTATGTCtgtcttttgaaaatttaatattcaTTTACAACGATAATTACTACTTTTTATTATGAGGAAATGTCTTGGTAGAAAAAACTTTAGTCAGATTTAATATGTTTGTAGAATGTGGAGAAAAGAATGTAGAAGAGAAGAATGTTTGCTAATAGTGGAAAAGATTGTTGGAAACTCTGATAAATATTGTTACCAGCGAAGAAAACTAAGTTCAGTGCACTTTTGTTTGCTTATTTTAGAGTTTATACTAGTGATTAATTGACATCTATGTGTTTGGAAGCAACAAAGAGTATGTGGTTTGTTAGTTAATAGTTTAGTGCATTGTTAAAAgatacattttcttctttgtgggtttgttttaaaatccaaatggCCGTTTTCTGGGACATCAAGCAAATGATATTTTTTGCTTCAAGAATGTGAGTGATCACaatgatctttttctttttaatttatttaatcttttaagctgtgtagttttgtttttgtatgtACTTTTTAGGCTCACAGAGTGGCTCACAAGCTGTGGACAGAAGCACGGCGGCCACTAGCACTGGCACTTAGCTCCCGAATAGCTGATGTGTTTGCTGTTGATATACACCCGGCAGCAAAGATAGGGAAAGGGATTTTGTTTGATCATGCAACTGGCGTGGTGGTGGGTGAGACAGCAGTAATTGGGAACAATGTTTCGATCTTGCATCATGTCACCCTTGGTGGGACTGGAAAGGTTGGGGGAGACAGACACCCCAAGATTGGTGATGGAGTGCTGATTGGGGCAGGTGCAACCATTTTGGGGAATGTGAAGATAGGGGAGGGGGCAAAAATTGGGGCAGGGTCAGTGGTACTGATTGACGTGCCACCAAGGACAACAGCAGTAGGGAACCCGGCGAGGCTGGTGGGAGGAAAGGAGCGG is a genomic window of Quercus lobata isolate SW786 chromosome 2, ValleyOak3.0 Primary Assembly, whole genome shotgun sequence containing:
- the LOC115976138 gene encoding serine acetyltransferase 5, with the protein product MPATEEEDAWVWNHIKAEAKRDAEAEPALASYLYSTILSHSSLDRSLSFHLGNKLCSSTLLSTLLYDLFLNAFSSDSNLRSAAIADLRAARERDPACVSYSHCLLNYKGFLSCQAHRVAHKLWTEARRPLALALSSRIADVFAVDIHPAAKIGKGILFDHATGVVVGETAVIGNNVSILHHVTLGGTGKVGGDRHPKIGDGVLIGAGATILGNVKIGEGAKIGAGSVVLIDVPPRTTAVGNPARLVGGKERPSKHEDVPGESMDHTSFISEWSDYII